DNA sequence from the Onthophagus taurus isolate NC chromosome 4, IU_Otau_3.0, whole genome shotgun sequence genome:
gaAATTGACAGTAACAACAATTCTTTGTTTAATGATATTACAGAATTTAATAACCATCGACTTTTCCCAAAATACGTGTAGCTGACTGAATCTGATCTACTTTATCGCTTAGCCtacagtttttaacaaaatttacttttcacatcttttaaaccttttaaatttttaaatctggatCGTTTCGTACTGTGATATGATTCACAGTTTCAACACCGCACAGATAGCCTACATAACCTTAAATAAAACTCACGTTAGTCGTCTTACTGCGCTTCACGCTATAAcgcgtttttactttttgaatttttttaatttgcgttctttttgttgatggtaatattttaagttttattgcgacattttgttgtttacaatctttttataatgaaaaatagGTAATTGAAAGCCGCTTTACTGAAttctaaatataattttaaactttcctttcttttacagttctctttaatttttcaactcGCCCTTCTGGCTTTTAATCTTTTGTAACTTATTAAAACATTACGTTCTTACTCCCGAAGTCGCTTGGTGTTCTGATTATGTATTCTCCTTCTAGTTTGATTCTTCGTTATTGACGGTATCTAGTTTAAACATTGTCATTTGCAAAATGGTTTTttctattattgatttttcagTCATGCCTGAGGAAGGTTTCATAGAAACCGAAACAGCTTGTGCACCGATTAGCtaagtttttcaaatacactattttttatcataagacctttggtattttttaaacttatctCTCTACAATGAACGTGAAATCACAATTATCTAAACTAAAATGTCACTTTTATATTTACGCTTGTAAAACtagcaaaaatttatatttatcttgCATAATTCTTGTATTAATTCCACAAAGTATATATTTACAGTATGTCCCAGGacagatgttacaagaggtaaATGAcctacatatttttgaattttactttAAGGATGTggaattaagccctgcttgATGTGAAcagaattttaagaatattatcattttttgaaaatcaagtTGGCCTTGGCAGTGAAAagaactatttttagttcaggtaaagtaacttttttgttcatgatcattcgaaattttattaagaaaagttgttcaaaatgacaaATTATGGTTCTATGCAAAATTTCTCGacgtaaattttgtgttctaaaattaacataatgCAAGAGGAATTCAACTTTTAACTAGAACTGAGggataatacaatttaaaggaaaaatataaaaaggttTCTTCGTAGTTTGAACTGGTctgcaatttaaaaaaatacaatagtCTGACTAGTTTCGGCTTTTTGACAACttcagaaattattttgaattcaGAAAGAAGTTAagatatatacatattttctCATTTGACATTGTTGAGATCGTGAAGGTtgttaattacaataaaataatattaaataaattacaatacaattaattttccaatatttGCGACTACTTAAGTACATTTTTTCTAGGCGTACTAATGTTTGTGTTCCTTCACtctgatctaatctaaaagTATGGAGGTAGATCAGAGTGAAGATTAGATTTCTGAAATTTTTCATAGTGCCATTATTTCACATTCCAAACAACTTTTCATGATGAAATTTTGCCCTATCATGAACAGAAAGGATACTCTAactgaactaaaaatagtttcacTGTCAACGCCGacttgattttcaaaatatgaaaatattcttgCAGTTCTCTTCACACCAAGCAGAGTTTAATCCCCAATCTTTCTAAATTTTTAGGTcatacctcttgtaacatctatacTGGGACACACTTCATATTTAATAGgtatattaaattgttaaaaatataaaatgaaatcaatGAAATTCTGAAacatcaatgaaaaatatagatATTTATTCTAGCCACATAATGTAATgctcattattattaattacatccgaaaaaataacaaattaaacctATTCAAAAAACGAGTAAATAACGAGTAAATGCTGTTACTGAAGCATCAGTTGGAATGTTTGGAGTATtcactttattcaaaaaacaaataagtaaTTGTTTATTCAAACACATgaacttaaaatttgacagaaaattattaagaagtacaataaatataaacatattaCGAAACGACGTAATTAATCAACAATagcaaataaaataagtaCTCTAATAAAGTATATATTGCACTTACAATCTAATATATAAGTGaaactaaattatgtaaatcgCCAAGAATTGTAATAATACTGCAAATAATCGAAACATATTCATAAACAACTCATTCcaaacaacaattattaaatctctaaaaattaaatcaaaattaacctTGACAAAACTATACGAACTACATTCATGCATTTACTAGAAATATTCAGTAAGAAATGTTGAATCACTTCGGAAATTCAAGAATATTGTTCTTCAGAACAATAATTAAGTTCATTACTTGTGATTGCTAGCTGATGCCAACGTGCCATTAGCCAACCTTCTAGGTTCTGGTAGTGTTTCATTGACGGATTTATACAGTGGACAATACTTTCTAGTATGAGCATTATAACCATCTGCATAACAATACGGATACTTCAACGCTCTCAAAACCGGACATGAAACTTTACCTGTGGAATCTTTCAACGAAtgactttcataaaattctCGCCCCTCTGAATTTCTTCGACAAAACGTACAAGTTCTTGTTGATATGGCTTTTGACCACCCGTTTACGGTAGAATTGTTTCCATTGAGAAAATTATCCCACTTATGATTATCTTCCTGTTTGGCGATAGGTTGTCTTAAAAAtacctctttcatttttgtcacGTAATAATCCATTGGTTGATTATTGCTAACTATGATCTCTTctgatgaatatttaaaaggaatGTTATAGATGCTGGTGGTCTGGTGACAGAGCGAACAGGAAAATATATCAgggtttttgttgttaattaacAAATGACAACGTGATGGACATTTATCAGGAATTCCTTTGTAGCTATCAATCTTTTCAGTAGTTTGATGATTGGCAGAGAGTGGCTTTGAAGCTGTTACTGAAGCATCAGTTGGAATGTTTGGAGTATTCACTGTATAAAATACGGAAAATGTGTTAGTCATTTCTGTTTAcatgaatacaaaaataacgtaaaataaatataaattcgatctaaataatcataaaagtATCTCACCTCCATCCCGTAGATTTTTCTTCAATATGCAGCCGGTGACATTCCCACCATTTATCTGTACAAAAAgggaaagataaaaaattatttaaactaagattagaactaaatctagaactaacactagaaactttcgggttttgccgtgcgtcttttaataaaaggtttgacgtttcggatgccatgtcaAAAgctcacttcgaaccagtttctgaagaaggttgcaacatggcatccgaaacgtcaaaccttttattaaaagacgcacggcaaaacccgaaagtttctagtgttagttctagttttagttctaatcttagtttaattcacaccggccgtgaaagccttcgtacttataaaaaattattataatgcATATACCGTTTGAGGCATTTAAATTGACACTACCTATAGCTCATAAATCGTCAATTTTATCGAATAAGGTTTCAGATAAAACTTTCATCATATGAAGGGGAAAATATTCTGTATGGTATTCAGTTTACATTTTAGAAGCGCTATATATGTCTTTCAATTGTTAAGTTGTAACGCCTAAATATCTaactttaacaaaataaaatctagacaaagagaaaagaaatatgTTTACACCTAAGGACACACGCGAGTAATCGACCGGCCGGAATTCTGAgttgcaataattttattgaaataaaataatactcgcataaaatataatcaaaaaataatacaggTAAGGTATTGTAATAGATAATGTAATTCAAAGGATAATATACTAAAAACAGAATTTGTTGTCAATGGTTCGCAAAATAAAacaagcaaaaaaataaaatgtggcaaaaaaattgaaactcgCCAACAAAAATGTACGAaggatataaaatgaatttaatttaatcaatgaattgcttttaatcaaaaaaataattgaatgaaACACTACATGAAAATTCCTCAGTGAGAACAAGATTAGTGCACGATTCTCCGGCagaaataaaatgttgatGTTATCTGACCTTATGTTCGTTGACTATTCCGATCTGATCTGAAGGAACTTATCTACACCAGCAACTTTTGGTGTTCTAtaggaaaatttatttttattgaacaatttttcttaattgatGCAGTTGTTTCCAGTCAGTAACGAAATAGTAATTCCTCTCGGACCAAAGTTGTCTCCAAAATATTGGTAACCGAAGAAGTAATGAAATGAGATTATTCCACAAAAGTAAATCGAGAATAATATAGCTCCTCACAATAA
Encoded proteins:
- the LOC139429685 gene encoding uncharacterized protein; this translates as MTNTFSVFYTVNTPNIPTDASVTASKPLSANHQTTEKIDSYKGIPDKCPSRCHLLINNKNPDIFSCSLCHQTTSIYNIPFKYSSEEIIVSNNQPMDYYVTKMKEVFLRQPIAKQEDNHKWDNFLNGNNSTVNGWSKAISTRTCTFCRRNSEGREFYESHSLKDSTGKVSCPVLRALKYPYCYADGYNAHTRKYCPLYKSVNETLPEPRRLANGTLASASNHK